In Prochlorococcus marinus CUG1415, the sequence TAATCCCATTGCATCCTCTTGATCTACAGATCCTTCCAATATCATGGATGCACAATCTGTACAAACTCCTGAACAACAACTATTTGGTAAATCTATTCCATTCATTTTTGCCGCTGAAATAATATCTTGATCTTCAGAACATAAAAAACTAAAAGTCTTTTGCTCAAATCGAACTTTGATATTGTATTCAGCCATATTCTTAGTATTCTTCCTAAACTGCTGAACCTCCCACAACTTCTAATATTTCTTGAGTAATAGCAGCTTGTCTGGCT encodes:
- a CDS encoding 2Fe-2S iron-sulfur cluster-binding protein gives rise to the protein MAEYNIKVRFEQKTFSFLCSEDQDIISAAKMNGIDLPNSCCSGVCTDCASMILEGSVDQEDAMGLNDDLREKGFSLLCVAYPKSDLDIVIGKEVEDDLYNDQFGKYQK